The Tepidisphaeraceae bacterium genome includes a window with the following:
- a CDS encoding sigma-54 dependent transcriptional regulator, whose translation MARILVVDDTEMMRDSLASILVRDGHEVIAAADGAAAMSRLTGPARFDLVITDLKMPKLTGTELLAEVKKLRPDLPVVLMTAFATVQTAVEAMKLGAYDYIQKPFDGEEIRLLVDRTLEHSRLIRENQALRTMTESLTPKALIGDSVVMQHVKSTIEQVAKSNATVLVRGESGTGKEVVARAIHAASPRKDRPFLAVNCAALSENLLESELFGHEKGAFTGADRLRRGRFELADGGTLLLDEVSEIAPALQAKLLRVLQESTFERVGSSMTIGVDVRVIATSNRDLEKEVEEGRFRQDLFFRLNVVPIELPPLRNRPDDVPDLARHFLSLVAKKDRTAFRHIESEAVRLLQKYLWPGNVRELQNIMERASVLETAVGVIRADTIEPWLKTRLAPVESAAASLAGKPLADIEKEIILSTLQQFKGHRIKTASALGIGVRTLGMKLKKWKDDGELVEA comes from the coding sequence GTGGCACGGATCTTAGTCGTCGACGATACCGAAATGATGCGGGACTCGCTCGCGAGCATCCTCGTGCGCGACGGTCACGAGGTGATCGCCGCAGCCGACGGGGCCGCCGCCATGTCGCGGCTGACCGGGCCGGCTCGGTTTGACCTCGTCATTACCGATCTGAAGATGCCCAAGCTGACCGGCACCGAACTGCTGGCCGAGGTGAAGAAGCTACGGCCGGACCTGCCCGTCGTCCTCATGACCGCCTTTGCCACCGTTCAGACGGCGGTAGAGGCGATGAAGCTGGGCGCGTACGACTACATCCAGAAGCCCTTCGACGGCGAGGAGATCCGCCTGCTGGTCGATCGCACGCTGGAGCACAGCCGGCTGATCCGCGAGAACCAGGCGCTGCGCACCATGACCGAGTCGCTGACGCCAAAGGCCCTGATCGGCGACAGCGTGGTGATGCAGCACGTGAAGTCGACCATCGAACAGGTCGCCAAGAGCAACGCCACTGTGCTGGTGCGCGGCGAGAGCGGCACGGGCAAGGAAGTCGTCGCCCGTGCCATTCACGCGGCGTCACCCCGCAAAGATCGGCCGTTCCTGGCCGTCAACTGTGCGGCGCTTAGCGAAAACCTGTTGGAATCGGAACTGTTCGGTCATGAAAAGGGCGCCTTCACCGGCGCCGATCGCCTGCGTCGCGGCCGATTTGAACTGGCCGACGGGGGCACGCTGCTGTTGGACGAGGTGAGCGAGATCGCGCCGGCGCTGCAGGCGAAATTGCTGCGCGTGCTGCAGGAAAGCACGTTCGAGCGCGTCGGCAGCAGCATGACGATCGGCGTCGACGTGCGCGTGATCGCGACTAGCAACCGCGACCTGGAGAAGGAAGTCGAAGAAGGGCGGTTTCGGCAGGATCTGTTCTTCCGCCTGAACGTCGTGCCGATCGAACTGCCACCCCTGCGCAATCGGCCGGACGACGTGCCCGACCTGGCCCGGCACTTTCTGTCGCTGGTGGCCAAGAAGGACCGCACGGCATTCCGGCACATCGAATCGGAAGCCGTACGACTGCTGCAAAAGTACCTGTGGCCCGGCAACGTGCGCGAGCTGCAGAACATCATGGAGCGCGCCAGCGTGTTGGAGACGGCCGTCGGGGTGATTCGGGCGGACACGATCGAGCCTTGGCTGAAGACGCGCCTCGCCCCGGTGGAAAGCGCCGCGGCGTCGCTCGCAGGCAAGCCGCTGGCGGATATCGAGAAAGAAATCATCCTCTCGACACTGCAGCAGTTTAAGGGTCACCGAATCAAGACGGCGAGCGCCCTGGGCATCGGCGTGCGTACGCTGGGCATGAAGCTGAAGAAGTGGAAGGACGACGGCGAACTGGTGGAGGCGTAG
- the flgC gene encoding flagellar basal body rod protein FlgC: MFDMLDMGASGLTAQRTRMDTIAGNILNVNTTRNAAGQPIPYRRRFVMFAPGQAGDTSKPGVHVQDIKLDEAPFARRFNPGHPDANKEGYVLYPNIDLATEHVNALEASRAYDANITMIETAKSMFNASLRLLA, encoded by the coding sequence ATGTTCGACATGCTAGACATGGGTGCCAGCGGCCTGACGGCTCAGCGGACGCGCATGGACACGATTGCGGGGAACATCCTCAACGTGAACACGACGCGCAACGCCGCCGGTCAACCGATTCCGTACCGCCGCCGGTTCGTCATGTTCGCGCCCGGGCAGGCCGGCGACACGTCGAAGCCTGGCGTGCACGTGCAGGACATCAAGCTCGACGAGGCCCCCTTCGCCCGCCGGTTCAACCCCGGCCATCCCGATGCGAACAAGGAGGGTTACGTGCTCTACCCCAACATCGATCTGGCCACGGAACACGTGAACGCCTTGGAAGCCTCCCGCGCCTACGATGCCAACATCACCATGATTGAAACTGCCAAATCCATGTTCAACGCATCGCTGCGGTTGTTGGCTTGA
- the fliE gene encoding flagellar hook-basal body complex protein FliE produces MITGPDSNLARIATSGGPRSIGAPPAQPEGASFSDVLKNSIDEVSRLQQDASQAVQDLATGKTENLNGVMTAMEKSEMAFKTLLAIRAKLMDAYDEVKNISV; encoded by the coding sequence ATGATCACCGGTCCAGACAGCAACCTCGCCCGCATTGCCACCTCGGGTGGCCCCCGTTCGATCGGAGCGCCACCGGCGCAGCCGGAGGGCGCCAGCTTTTCGGACGTGCTGAAGAACAGCATCGACGAGGTCTCGCGCCTGCAGCAGGATGCAAGTCAGGCAGTTCAGGATCTGGCCACCGGCAAGACCGAGAACCTGAACGGCGTGATGACCGCGATGGAAAAGTCCGAGATGGCGTTCAAGACGCTGCTGGCGATCCGCGCCAAGCTGATGGACGCCTACGACGAAGTTAAGAACATCAGCGTCTAA
- the fliG gene encoding flagellar motor switch protein FliG yields MASSSDINGVRKSAILLLSLPQDEAAEILKRLPPDAVEEVSREIASMGEIGMNTRKDVFNEFYTVALANTYVAEGGLEYAKALLRKSLAPEDAEKAIKQVTQQVATTPFSFLQKAESENLLTFIQDEHPQTIALILAHLPSQKASEILVGLASQKQVEVVKRIANMEQTNPEVIKEVERGLEHRLSDIVSQTFEKAGGVDTVAEILNLADRSTEKGIMEGLEAEDPDLVEQIRRLMFVFEDILLVNDKGIQSVLKEVDNEELSLALKTASQELKDKIFKNMSERAAQLIQEDMQYMGPVRVSDVETAQQKIVDIVRRLEDSGEIIIAGRGGESSMVV; encoded by the coding sequence ATGGCCTCCTCATCTGACATCAACGGCGTTCGCAAGTCCGCCATTCTTTTGCTCTCGTTACCGCAGGACGAGGCCGCGGAGATCCTCAAACGCCTGCCGCCCGATGCGGTGGAAGAGGTCAGCCGCGAGATCGCGTCGATGGGCGAGATCGGTATGAACACGCGCAAGGATGTGTTCAACGAGTTCTACACCGTCGCGCTGGCCAACACGTACGTTGCCGAGGGCGGCTTGGAGTACGCCAAGGCGCTGCTGCGCAAGTCGCTTGCGCCGGAGGATGCCGAGAAGGCGATCAAGCAGGTCACGCAGCAGGTCGCGACGACGCCCTTCAGCTTTCTGCAGAAGGCCGAGAGTGAGAACCTGCTGACGTTCATTCAGGACGAGCACCCGCAGACGATCGCGCTCATCCTCGCGCACCTGCCGAGCCAGAAGGCATCGGAAATCCTGGTGGGCTTGGCCAGCCAGAAGCAGGTGGAGGTGGTAAAGCGCATCGCCAACATGGAGCAGACCAACCCCGAGGTGATCAAGGAGGTCGAGCGCGGCCTGGAGCATCGCCTGAGCGACATCGTCAGCCAGACCTTCGAAAAGGCCGGCGGCGTCGACACGGTCGCCGAGATCCTGAACCTTGCCGACCGCAGCACTGAGAAGGGCATCATGGAAGGCCTGGAGGCCGAGGACCCGGACCTGGTCGAGCAGATCCGCCGGCTGATGTTCGTGTTCGAGGACATCCTGCTCGTGAACGACAAGGGCATCCAGAGCGTGCTGAAAGAGGTCGACAACGAGGAACTGTCGCTGGCGCTGAAGACGGCGAGCCAGGAGCTGAAGGACAAGATCTTCAAGAACATGTCCGAGCGCGCGGCCCAACTGATTCAAGAGGACATGCAGTACATGGGCCCCGTGCGCGTGAGCGACGTGGAGACCGCGCAGCAGAAGATCGTCGACATCGTTCGCCGCCTCGAAGACAGCGGCGAGATCATCATCGCCGGCCGCGGTGGCGAGTCGTCGATGGTGGTTTGA
- a CDS encoding FliH/SctL family protein — translation MGLIKSTHAPPTMSTFSMRDVEAHAKSILIRAQQQADALLASAQGEAASMRDTACHEGFVAGHEAGTAEGLAQGTKQGLEQGAAAALAEHRAALTAALNALTTAMAEIDASQRAMETEALRDVIELATAIARRVTKRQAMLDPEVLLANLNEAMKLVVQASDLRVAINPAQRATLDAAIPQLGIEWPSLAHATIVDDPSLSPGGVRVFTRQGRVEADIDGQLERVINELLPEPKPDAATGAA, via the coding sequence ATGGGCCTGATCAAATCCACACACGCGCCGCCGACCATGTCGACGTTCTCGATGCGCGACGTGGAGGCCCATGCCAAGTCGATCCTGATCCGCGCGCAGCAGCAGGCCGACGCGCTGCTGGCGAGCGCGCAGGGTGAGGCGGCGTCGATGCGCGACACGGCGTGCCACGAGGGGTTCGTCGCCGGTCATGAAGCCGGCACGGCCGAGGGGCTTGCGCAGGGGACGAAACAGGGGCTGGAACAGGGTGCCGCTGCGGCGCTGGCGGAACATCGAGCGGCGCTGACGGCGGCGCTGAACGCACTGACGACCGCGATGGCCGAGATTGACGCATCGCAACGCGCGATGGAGACGGAGGCGCTGCGCGACGTGATCGAATTGGCCACCGCCATCGCCCGCCGGGTAACGAAACGGCAAGCGATGCTTGATCCTGAGGTGCTGCTGGCCAACCTGAACGAGGCAATGAAGCTCGTGGTGCAGGCGTCCGACCTGCGCGTCGCGATCAATCCCGCCCAACGGGCGACGCTGGACGCCGCCATTCCGCAACTGGGCATCGAGTGGCCATCGCTTGCCCACGCCACCATCGTCGACGATCCCTCGCTATCGCCCGGCGGCGTCCGCGTCTTCACACGGCAGGGGCGCGTAGAGGCGGACATCGACGGCCAACTTGAACGCGTCATCAACGAACTGCTGCCCGAGCCGAAACCAGACGCGGCCACGGGGGCAGCATGA
- a CDS encoding FliI/YscN family ATPase, which translates to MSLLAAQIDAVENAMPFRVVGRVQAISGLTIEACDLALPLGSLCRIHSLGGKSSVAEVIGFQSDRTLLLPLSTMAGVARGDTIENIAAAPRIWCSEELLGRVINGLGEPIDGKGPLPLSESRRIDQPSVAALDRDNIRSAITTSVRCIDGLHTCGLGQRMGIFSGPGVGKSTLMSQIAKNTSADVSVVALIGERGREVQEFLENSLGPDGLQRCVVIVSTSDDAPMLRVRAAKVACTVSEFFRDRGRHVLLLMDSLTRMCQAQRQIGLAAKEPPATKGFPPSVFALLPQILERAGKTHVGSVTGFYTVLVEGDDFNEPIPDAVKGITDGHLWLSRSLANKGHFPAIDVLQSISRVRSDVAEKDHVRAARRVLSLTAVYQEIEDLVNIGAYVPGVNPEFDLAVQSRQKIVSFLQQESASPTTLEQAKKNTIDLSAWIDQMEKALRAATASKGKAAVVR; encoded by the coding sequence ATGAGCCTATTGGCCGCCCAGATCGACGCGGTGGAAAACGCCATGCCGTTCCGCGTGGTTGGGCGCGTGCAGGCGATCTCCGGTCTTACCATCGAAGCGTGCGACCTCGCGCTGCCGCTCGGCAGCCTGTGCCGTATTCATAGCCTTGGTGGCAAGTCGAGCGTCGCGGAGGTGATCGGCTTCCAATCCGACCGCACGCTGCTGCTGCCACTCAGCACGATGGCCGGTGTCGCGCGCGGCGACACGATCGAGAACATCGCTGCAGCCCCGCGCATCTGGTGTTCGGAGGAACTGCTGGGGCGCGTGATCAATGGCCTTGGCGAGCCGATCGACGGCAAGGGACCGTTGCCGCTCAGCGAGTCGCGGCGCATCGATCAACCCTCCGTCGCCGCGCTCGATCGAGACAACATTCGCTCTGCCATCACCACTAGCGTCCGCTGCATCGATGGCCTGCACACCTGCGGTCTGGGCCAGCGCATGGGCATCTTCAGCGGGCCGGGCGTGGGCAAATCGACCCTGATGAGCCAGATCGCCAAGAACACGTCCGCCGACGTGTCGGTGGTGGCGCTGATCGGCGAACGTGGCCGTGAAGTGCAGGAGTTTCTGGAGAACAGCCTTGGGCCCGATGGGCTGCAGCGCTGCGTCGTCATCGTCTCCACGAGCGACGATGCGCCGATGTTGCGCGTGCGTGCCGCCAAGGTCGCCTGCACGGTCAGCGAGTTTTTCCGCGATCGCGGCCGGCACGTGCTGCTGCTAATGGATTCGCTGACGCGCATGTGTCAGGCCCAGCGCCAGATTGGACTGGCTGCCAAGGAACCACCTGCGACAAAGGGCTTTCCGCCGAGCGTGTTCGCGCTGTTGCCGCAGATCCTGGAGCGGGCCGGCAAGACGCACGTCGGCAGCGTCACGGGGTTCTATACGGTGCTGGTGGAAGGTGACGACTTCAATGAACCGATCCCGGACGCCGTGAAGGGCATTACCGACGGCCACCTGTGGCTCAGCCGTTCGCTGGCCAACAAGGGGCACTTCCCCGCCATCGACGTGCTCCAGAGCATCAGCCGTGTGCGAAGCGACGTGGCCGAGAAGGATCACGTGCGTGCCGCGCGTAGGGTGCTCTCGCTGACGGCCGTCTATCAGGAGATCGAGGACCTCGTGAACATCGGCGCGTACGTGCCGGGGGTGAACCCGGAGTTCGACCTGGCGGTGCAGAGCCGCCAGAAGATCGTCTCGTTCCTTCAGCAGGAGTCGGCCTCGCCGACCACGCTGGAGCAAGCGAAGAAGAACACGATTGACCTTTCGGCGTGGATCGACCAGATGGAGAAGGCGTTGCGCGCGGCGACGGCGAGCAAAGGAAAGGCGGCCGTGGTGCGGTGA
- the fliJ gene encoding flagellar export protein FliJ → MAKFTFNLDGVLRQREHVEKERQRDFAVVQQELTQLQADLRELDGVQQSATDDLRNNRLVGHVDLAFLAAHRRFMFAMQRKGMGIVQRIALAQRKVDDARAALAEAAKARKAIEKLRDNRYEQWRRAEAKKEADALDEAGMQLSYYHNDEPQVTTP, encoded by the coding sequence ATGGCCAAGTTCACCTTCAACCTCGACGGCGTCCTGCGGCAGCGCGAGCATGTCGAGAAGGAACGGCAACGCGACTTCGCGGTCGTGCAGCAGGAGCTGACGCAGCTTCAGGCCGACCTGCGCGAACTGGACGGCGTGCAACAGTCGGCCACCGATGACCTGCGTAATAACCGGCTCGTGGGGCACGTCGACCTGGCGTTCCTGGCAGCACATCGGCGGTTCATGTTTGCCATGCAGCGCAAGGGCATGGGCATCGTGCAACGCATCGCGCTGGCCCAGCGGAAGGTCGACGACGCCCGCGCCGCGCTCGCCGAGGCCGCCAAGGCGCGCAAGGCTATCGAGAAGCTGCGCGATAACCGCTACGAACAATGGCGGCGCGCCGAGGCGAAGAAGGAGGCCGATGCGCTCGACGAGGCCGGCATGCAGCTCAGCTACTACCACAACGATGAACCGCAGGTGACGACGCCATGA